A part of Prosthecobacter sp. SYSU 5D2 genomic DNA contains:
- a CDS encoding excinuclease ABC subunit UvrC: MPDPRSKPDLMAKLRDVPHTPGVYVMRDRLNSVIYVGKARDLRKRLSNYFTPARSKLVDRKTRALIASIWDFDIHEVRNEPESLLLEGKLIKEFRPKYNISFRDDKRFLMVRVNLQDDFPKFTLTRMKRDDGARYFGPFAHSGALRTTLNWLNKKFGLRVCKPIRPDELTYKHCSNDIIKNCSAPCIGRVTIEEYRQRMEQACSFLDGKGTKDLVALLEEEMQKAAMKLDFEKAAELRDMVEDLRKTLSPTRSFQRGSRIRVMSTLDPMADVKELQDALGLGKPPLVMECFDIANIGTAHCVASMVRFKDGVPDNSNYRRYRIRAVTGQNDFISMAEVIRRRFSRILLEGREVMGAEEADFSQETPLEMMRRLEQVVELEGDAVAETDAVNEMPPAAKASVTKDKKTKFIRLPDLVIVDGGKGQLGMAMKELHRLGLADLPIIGLAKEREEIYRPHEPDPLVLPHETGALKLLQRIRDEAHRWANGYHQLLLGKRVEESLLDDCPGVSQARKATLLKKFGSVARLRKATAAEVATVPGISTTLAETIMDFLKSREG, translated from the coding sequence GTGCCTGACCCCCGATCCAAACCTGACTTGATGGCGAAGCTGCGCGACGTGCCCCACACGCCGGGGGTGTATGTGATGCGGGACCGGCTGAACAGCGTTATCTATGTGGGAAAGGCGCGGGATCTGCGGAAGCGGCTGTCGAATTACTTCACCCCGGCACGCTCAAAGCTGGTGGACAGGAAGACGCGTGCACTCATCGCGAGCATTTGGGATTTTGACATCCATGAGGTGCGCAATGAGCCGGAATCGCTGCTGCTCGAGGGTAAGCTGATCAAGGAATTCCGGCCGAAGTACAACATCAGCTTTCGCGATGACAAACGCTTCCTGATGGTACGAGTGAACCTGCAGGATGACTTCCCTAAATTCACCCTGACGCGGATGAAGCGGGACGACGGGGCACGTTATTTCGGCCCCTTTGCCCATTCCGGCGCATTGCGGACGACGCTGAACTGGCTGAACAAGAAATTTGGCCTGCGGGTGTGCAAGCCGATCCGGCCGGATGAGCTGACGTACAAGCACTGCTCCAATGACATCATCAAAAACTGCTCAGCACCCTGCATCGGGCGGGTGACGATTGAGGAATACCGGCAGCGCATGGAGCAGGCCTGCTCGTTCCTGGATGGAAAGGGGACGAAGGACCTGGTGGCGCTGCTGGAGGAGGAGATGCAGAAGGCGGCCATGAAGCTGGACTTTGAGAAGGCGGCGGAACTGCGCGACATGGTGGAGGATCTACGCAAGACGCTGAGCCCCACGCGCAGCTTTCAGCGTGGCAGCCGCATCCGCGTGATGTCCACGCTGGACCCGATGGCGGACGTGAAAGAGCTGCAAGATGCGCTGGGGCTGGGCAAGCCGCCGCTGGTCATGGAGTGCTTTGACATCGCCAACATCGGCACGGCGCACTGTGTGGCGAGCATGGTGCGGTTTAAGGATGGGGTGCCGGACAACTCGAACTACCGGCGCTACCGCATCCGCGCGGTGACCGGCCAGAATGACTTCATCAGCATGGCGGAGGTGATCCGGCGGCGGTTCTCCCGCATTCTGTTGGAAGGGCGGGAGGTGATGGGTGCGGAGGAGGCGGACTTCTCCCAGGAGACACCGCTGGAGATGATGCGGCGGCTGGAGCAGGTGGTGGAACTGGAGGGAGATGCGGTGGCGGAAACGGATGCGGTGAATGAGATGCCACCAGCTGCCAAGGCGTCAGTGACGAAGGATAAAAAGACGAAGTTCATCCGCCTCCCAGACCTGGTCATCGTGGACGGCGGCAAGGGGCAGCTCGGCATGGCGATGAAAGAACTGCACCGCCTGGGCCTGGCGGATCTGCCCATCATTGGCCTGGCAAAAGAGCGGGAGGAAATCTACCGCCCGCATGAGCCTGACCCGCTGGTGCTGCCGCATGAAACGGGCGCACTGAAGCTGCTGCAGCGCATCCGCGACGAAGCGCACCGCTGGGCCAACGGCTATCATCAACTTTTGTTAGGCAAGCGGGTGGAGGAAAGCCTTCTGGATGACTGCCCGGGCGTGAGCCAGGCACGAAAGGCGACACTGCTGAAAAAATTCGGCTCCGTGGCGCGGCTGCGCAAGGCGACGGCGGCGGAGGTGGCCACAGTGCCGGGCATCAGCACGACACTGGCGGAGACCATCATGGACTTTTTGAAGTCACGGGAGGGGTAG
- a CDS encoding SMP-30/gluconolactonase/LRE family protein, with translation MIQPETVGQYTSVWGEGPLWDANRSRLLYVDIETHKILAFDPATGTEKIWDVGQRVGTVVVREQGGLVWAGDQGFFFLDEETGVSTPIADPEPDLLDNRFNDGKCDPLGRLWAGTINLKKVQNASLYCLDTDLTVTKKFGPVTNSNGIIWSGDGQTMFYIDTPSKKVRAFDFDLTTAGISHARVIWDTSDDSSSPDGMTIDSEDRLWIAFCHGAKVVCFDPASSKVVEQIDFPCVETTACAFGGPDLRDLYVTTGVKGDLKEDTAGRLFVCRPGAQGVPSVAFAG, from the coding sequence ATGATCCAACCTGAAACTGTCGGCCAATACACTTCTGTCTGGGGCGAAGGCCCCCTTTGGGACGCCAACCGCAGCCGTCTGCTGTATGTGGACATCGAAACCCACAAGATCTTGGCTTTTGATCCCGCCACTGGCACAGAAAAGATCTGGGATGTCGGCCAGCGTGTCGGCACCGTCGTCGTCCGCGAGCAGGGCGGCCTGGTGTGGGCCGGGGACCAGGGTTTCTTTTTCCTGGACGAGGAAACCGGCGTCAGCACCCCCATCGCCGATCCTGAGCCCGATCTGCTGGACAACCGTTTCAACGACGGCAAGTGCGACCCCTTGGGACGCCTCTGGGCCGGGACCATCAACCTGAAGAAAGTCCAAAACGCCTCTCTCTATTGCCTCGATACCGACCTCACGGTCACCAAAAAATTCGGCCCCGTCACCAACTCCAACGGCATCATCTGGAGCGGTGATGGCCAGACGATGTTTTATATCGACACTCCGAGCAAAAAGGTTCGTGCCTTTGACTTTGACCTCACCACCGCCGGCATTAGCCACGCACGTGTCATCTGGGACACCAGCGACGACTCCAGCAGCCCGGACGGCATGACCATTGACAGCGAAGACCGCCTCTGGATCGCCTTCTGCCACGGGGCCAAAGTTGTCTGCTTTGACCCCGCCTCCTCCAAGGTGGTAGAACAAATAGACTTCCCCTGCGTGGAAACAACCGCCTGCGCCTTCGGCGGCCCGGACCTGCGCGACCTTTACGTCACGACCGGTGTCAAAGGTGACCTCAAAGAAGACACCGCCGGCCGCCTCTTCGTCTGCCGTCCCGGTGCCCAGGGCGTGCCCAGCGTGGCCTTTGCCGGATAA